From a single Silene latifolia isolate original U9 population chromosome 6, ASM4854445v1, whole genome shotgun sequence genomic region:
- the LOC141588453 gene encoding rhamnogalacturonan I rhamnosyltransferase 1-like → MVISWYHAMAVLNLNQMREAICDMVAIARHLNVTLIVPKLDKTSFWNDLSEFHDIFDLDHFITSLRDEVRILKELPLKLKLRNEFNPMYSLPPVSWSDLSYYQNQILPLLLNNKAVQLNKTDTQLANNGLPIEIQKLRCKVNYDALKFTPQIEELGKRVVKILRQRDVNLCKDNSLLSSMLNSIYMLFLKSKNPRTNVAKWCSNIFIRYAKAKEEAVNAAYATKESAKYGLGSTAARTRDRVGATTQYLSEELAPIKETLSSAGQKTKEYTTEKAGDIKTGTQ, encoded by the exons ATGGTTATCTCATGGTATCATGCAATGGCGGTCTTAAATCTTAATCAAATGCGAGAAGCT ATATGTGACATGGTGGCCATAGCAAGACATCTAAATGTCACTCTAATTGTCCCAAAGTTGGATAAAACATCATTCTGGAATGACCTTAG TGAGTTCCATGATATTTTTGATCTTGACCATTTCATCACATCATTGAGAGATGAGGTTCGGATACTGAAAGAGTTGCCTTTGAAGTTGAAGCTACGGAATGAATTTAACCCGATGTATTCTTTGCCTCCTGTTAGTTGGTCAGACTTATCTTATTACCAAAACCAG ATTCTTCCACTGCTTCTGAATAATAAGGCTGTACAATTGAATAAAACCGATACTCAACTGGCAAATAATGGGTTGCCTATTGAGATTCAAAAGTTACGGTGTAAGGTAAATTATGATGCATTGAAGTTTACTCCCCAAATTGAAGAGTTAGGGAAAAGGGTAGTTAAGATCCTTAGGCAGAGGGATGTAAATCTCTGCAAAG ATAATTCCCTTCTTTCAAGTATGTTGAATTCTATATACATGCTGTTCTTGAAATCTAAAAATCCACGGACTAATGTGGCCAAATGGTGttctaatatttttataagatatgcAAAAGCAAAGGAAGAGGCTGTAAATGCTGCTTACGCAACCAAAGAATCGGCAAAGTATGGACTTGGGTCAACAGCAGCCAGAACACGTGATAGGGTTGGAGCAACAACCCAATACCTTTCAGAGGAGCTGGCCCCAATCAAAGAAACCCTTTCGAGTGCAGGTCAGAAAACCAAGGAGTACACCACCGAGAAAGCAGGGGACATCAAAACTGGGACTCAGTGA